The following DNA comes from Nitrospirae bacterium YQR-1.
AATCATCCGATTCCATGTAGCAGAGTTTATCGTTTTCCTGAATCCCCTTTTCATCAAAATCATATGTACAGTACCAGAGCCGGTACTTTCCGTTGTCATATAAAAGCGTGCTGTATGCGCCGATTAAGCCCAGAGGATCATCTGAGACAACCGGCAGTTCTGATATTTCGGGTTTTATTATTTTAAGCTCTATACCATAGGGACTTAACCACGGATGCGTCCCGTGCTTATCCTGGTAGAACCTCCAAAACGGCATTCCATAGCCGGCTTCAACATACCACCAATCAAAAAACATGTTTTTGACGCCGGCACTAAATTTCATGGGAATGTGGATATCTTCCGAGGCTCTCACTGTCTTTCCCCCGGGAGCTCCACTGTAAAGAGGGCTCCTTTTTCAATGTTTTCAACCCTCAGTACGCCACCCATGTTATCCTCTATTATTGTCTTAGCTATGGACATACCTATGCCCGTTCCCTGTAAACCCTTGGACGTTACATAGGGCTCAAAAATCAACGGCAATATGTCTGCCGGTATTCCACCGGCATTGTCTTGTATTTTTATTACAGTCCTCACCCCGTCTTTTTTTACACTTATATCCACTATACGCTCTTTTATATTGTTTGACAAAAAAGCGTCCCTTGCATTGTTAAGAAAATTAATTATTGTCTGTTTAAATTCATTTGGATATCCATAGGCGGTTGCCTGCTTATCTCCTGTTACATTGATAACGATATCTGCAATCTTATACTGTTTACCTATAATATCCAGAGCGTTTTGTATTGCCTCAGCAGGATAAAATATTTTCTTTTCCTTTGAGGGTTTAAAAAAATCCCTGAAGTCATCTATTGTTTTTGACATATACTCTATCTGCCTCATCCCATCCTTTACCTGATAAGACAGGAAATCATTATAAGCTTGCGCATCCATGCCTTGATTTTCCAAATCCTGGATTATGAGAGCCAACACATTTAGCGGCTGCTTCCATTGATGGGCTATTGCGTTAATCAGCTCTCCCATCTGTGCCGCCCTGCTCTGAATTTCCAACATTTTTTTAGTTTTTTGCGCCATATCACGCGCCTTTACAGCATCATCTCTCAACTTACCTCTTTCCAACTCAAGAGCCGTAATTTCCGTAAGTGTTATGATGTAATAAGAATATGGAAATTTCCCGGCTGTCACCACAAACGGTTTTCCTTCTCTCTCCGTGCCATGTTCCTTTAAATATACTACGTTTTCTTTATCGGAGGCATTAATTATGGCATCCAACCAGGCTGTTTTAGTTTTAAAATCAACAGTTTCATCATTTATTTTTACTATGAAGGCAGACATATCAATGCTGCTTTCTTTGAATTGCCCGAGGTTTTCAAATCCAAGAAAATTAAGAAAAGTTTTGTTTACATATTCTATCTCATTGCCGTCAATTGCCATCATGAAGGAGGGGTTGGAATCAAGGATAAACCTCATGGAATTTGTTTTCTTCTCTATTTCACGCCTTTGAAGAATTGTTAATGCTGATTTGTATATGGCCTCAAGTAGTTTATCAGGATTAGTGGGCTTGGTTGTATAACTGTCAATTCCAATATCAATTGCCTGTATGAGATACCTTGGTTCGTTAAAGGCAGTGAGGATTATAACCGGCACGTTGTAATCTATGTCTTTTATGGCCTGTGCCATAGTTAATCCGTCCATTTTCGGCATTTGAATGTCGGTAACTACAATGTCCGGCCTGTGTTTTTCAAATAAATCCAACCCCTCAGAACCATCCCCTGCTACATAAAGCACCCCGATATCCATGCTAAGAATATCCTGAAGTTCCTCTCTTGTATCCATCTGATCTTCAACATAGAGGACAGATATGAGCTTTAAGACTTTTCTATCGTATTTTCCTGTTTTCATAATCATGGATGAGAACCGGCTTTTAAGCCACAACAGGTAATTCTATCAAAAACTCCGCACCGCCGTCAACATTAGAAACTTTAAGTGAGCCGTTCATGTTATTTTCTATAATCATTTTTGACATATAAAGTCCTACTCCGGTCCCTTTGCCCTGTTCCTTTGTGGTAAAGTATGGATCAAATACTCTGTCAATTATGTGTTGTGGAATGCCGCCGGCATTGTCCCTGAATTTCAAAAAAGCTCTTTTATCGTTTACCCCGATTGTTATTAAAACCTTGCCGGGATGAACAGAATGCTCGATAATGGCATCCTTTGCATTTGAAAATAAATTTAGCAGTGCCTGTGAAAACTCATTCGGATAACCGGTTACCGTTGTATCTTCCACAATCTCAAGAGACACATCGATACCGCTGTTTTTAAAGCCTGCATCAAACAGCGAGATAGTACTTTGAAGTGATTTAGCTAGACTGAAGTTTTCCTTTACTTTGTCGGGTTTAAAGAAATTTCTGAAATCATCTATTGTTGTTGACATTCCCTCGATGAGCTTCTGTCCTTTCGCTACGGATGCAGCCATCATTTCCTGTGTAAGTGTACCCTCAGTAAAGGCGCGGTTAAATTTATAAAAAATAAGGCTGAGTACGTTTATGGGCTGTCTCCACTGATGCGCAATGTTGCCTATCATCTCGCCCATTGCAGCAAGCCGTGACTGCTGAATAAGCATCTTTTCCTGCTTCATGCGTTTCACCGCCTCATCAAGAACCCGTTGCTCAAGAGTTGCGTTTAATTCCTCAAGCAGGTTTGTTTTAAATCTGAGTTCATCTTCAGCCTTTTTACGCTCAGTTAGTTCCTCAGCAAGCATGATATTTATTTCGGCCAGCTCCTGAGTTCTTGTATTTACAAGCTCCTGGAGATTTTGCTTGTGATACTCAAGTTCCGAATTCCATGCCTGAATCTTTGAAAGCATTTCATTAAAACCCCGGGCAAGCATACCCATTTCGTCATCACTTTCCACCACCGCCCTTATTGCATAGTTTTTCTCCTTTTCCACTTTGTTCATAACTTCCAGGATGTTAACGATGGGCCTTATGATTGACTTCTGAAGCCTGAACATAAAGAAAATTGCGATTAAAGAGGCAGCAACGGAGATTAAGATTTCCAAAAGTAGTTTTCTGATAAGGCTTTTGTAGAGAGCTTTTATATCCGATCTGATATAAACAGTACCACTGTACTCATTGTTATAAGTGATTGTTTGAAAAACCTGCAGAGAACCTTTTTCAAAAAAAGCTCCGTCTTTGAGCGGCAGTGGCGGCGACACCTTAGCACTGAGATTTTCATTAATATACTGTGCAAACACTGTTCCATCTTTAGAATATAGCACTGCATGCTCTATATTGGGAGAGTATCTTAATGTTTTTAAAATCTCATTTGCTCTTTTTTTGTCATAAAACAAGATGGAGGCAATGCTGTTTTTAGCTATCATCTGAGCCTTTAATGTTATATCGTTAGTCAAAGCCGTTTTAAAGGAAACTATCTCCTCAGTGTCAACCACTATGCCTATTAAAATAACAACAATCCCAATGGAAAAAAGATTAATTTGCATTAATCTTTTTCTGATGTTTCCCCGTGTAAAGTTAAGCATCGTTCCGGGGGGTTATTCCCCGCCTGCCAGCTCAAGCAGTTGTGAGCTAATGGTAAGGCCGGCTTTCTTTGCAGCCTCGTTATTGATTTTAAACTTAACCACATTGTCTCTTATATAAAACCGTATGATTCCCCCGTTTTTATCAAAAGATTCATGGTCGGAAATTGTTAACACCGGTTTATTCATAAGCTGGTTCAAAAGCGGTGTAATTTGAGAGGCATCCGATGAGCCGATAAATAATATGTGACAAGCAGAGAGTTCTTTTGTCTCTGTAACCGTCCGGATTTTAACCATCTTTACACCACATTCTTTTTCTTTAAGCGAGTCAAGTACTGTAAAAATTGGGTTGCCGCCTAATACGCAGATATTTAAAAAGTTGTTTGTACCTGACATGGCGGTACCAGGCCATTCCACAAATACAGGGAAATTCAGGATACAAACTGCTTTCATTTCAAGTTCGCTCTTAGGGGCGCATAGCAGTGTAGCAGGAGTTGTGACAAATACCAAAAATGCTGACAGTACTAAGCAGAACTTTAAAATATATCCCTGCCCCTTTAACACTTTAACCCGCCAACCGTGGTGCTTCATTAGATTGCTCAAAAACACCTTTCAAGCTCAAATCACCTCTGATGAGATTAAAACCCAAAAATTCCGCTGATAAACCACATAACCGCCCATATCATTACAAATATTTTTCTCATAACTTTAAATTCACCTTAATATGATATTTCAAATGTTCTCATAAAATTTATATTTTAAATATCCATCTAAATGTAGTCAATTAAAAATAAATGTAGTTCCTTAATAGATGATAACACAAACAAATCAGGAAAAGCCTCTGCTTTAGCATATATTGCGGCAAAAGCCGGCACAATGGCAGGGGATAATTCCAATTCTAATTCATTTGTCTAACTTTGTTGGCTTCGTCAAAAGCTCCGGGGTGTGCTCTCCCCTAAAGGGCATAAACGCTCAAATAATATAGGCTATATAGAGTTTAGCATGTCGATTTGTAATTTCCTCTTCCTTGTGTTTTCCATTAGACGTTCTATTATTATGTACCAACGCTATAGGGCACTATCTATTGATAACCTTATACCCCCGCAGGGCTGGTTTAACCCCTGCGGGAGATGGTTCCAAATTAGAAATAGGCAATGTTCATTTTTATCCAGACGCTGCGTCCGGGTTCATAAATGCGAGTGTTTGCGGGGGTGACATACCCCGGTACAGTTGCATAGCTTTTTGAGAGATGCTCGGCATAGTTTTGATTAAACACATTATCGAGCCCTGCGGTTAACTGCACTATCTTTGTGGGACGCCAACCGCCGTTTATCGAAAGCACACCAAAACCCGGTGTTGAACCGATATCCATACCGTTTTGCACTATATTTCCCGAACCGGCATCATAACGGTCCTGAGAGGCAACAAGACGCCACAGTGCTCCGAAGGAAAAGATTTTATTGTCGTATTCGCCGCTTAGTTTAAACTCAAGAGGCGGCTGCTGTGCAAGGGCTTTATGGTCGGTATCGTTTTGACCGTAAACGTAAGCCAAAGACGCCGTTGTCTTAATTGTATCGGTAAATCTGTACGTAACATCCCCCTCCCCGCCAAGCACTGTGGCGTCTATATTGCGGGTGAGGGTAGGAGATGGAGACCAGCGTATCAAAATATAATCGTTGATCTTACCGGCAAAACCTGCAAGCGAGCCCGACCATCTGCCGGACTTCCAGTTAAGCCCAATGTCAAACTGAGTTGTTTTTTCAGGATTGGTAGTTAAGAAGGCGCTCTTGCCTGTGGAAGTTGATGTTGCACTTGAGTCGTACTGCAGGCGTTCCCAATAGTCAGGGAAACGCTCAGCGTGCCCGATACCTGCATACCAAACTCCAAGGTTATTTCCAAGTTGTCCTTCATAACGGATAAAGCCGCTGGGAAGCGCATCTCTGTCCCACATGCCTTTGGTATTGTTGGGATTGCTTTTGCACATTGTGCCGCCACCGACACAACTGCGGCTGTCCAGGGCCTCATGTAAATCAAGGCGCAAGCCTCCAACTATCAAGCTGTCTTTTGAAAGGATAAATGTTGTTTCACCAAATACCCCGTACTGCTTAAACCGCATATCCTCATTACGTGATGCAGACTCATAAGTGCTCGTTGCAGCAGCAGCGCTCTTTGCATTCATCACCATGCGCCCTGTGTGTATGTCATGCTTTGTGTCCAGACCAACTACCATGCTTGCTATATCAGATACAGCTAAGGTGGATTTTATGTGTCCGCCCACGGTTAAACGGTCGGGGTTCATGGCTGAATACATGCCCGATGTGTTTGTGCGTAAGTTGTAGTTATCCATCACATGGTCAACGTAGTTGTAGTAAAGCTGTGCCTCGAGCTTTTTCCAAACATTAGAGATATTTTCTCTGGTAAATTTAAGTGCAATGTTCTCACGGTCGAATTTTGAGCCATCCATAGTGCGGTCGGCATAAGCGGCCTCACCATCGCTTTTGATTGCGGATAGCTCAAGAAGCGTATCACTGTTTGGGGTCCAGCCCACTGCCGCACTGCTACTCCATCGTGTGTAGTAAGAATGAACCGTATTGCCGTTTCCGTCTTTGTAGTCGTCTGAATCTGTGCGTGTTGCGGTAAATTGTGCATAGCCTTTTTCAACACCGCCGCGGATGTCGGCAACCTGATCGTTACGGCCAAAGCTGCCGGCTGTAAGACTGCCGTTAAATGTAATTCCGGGGGTCTTAAAGCGTTTTATTTCTCTTTCATAGAGCACGGCTCCCGCTGAACTGCCTGCACCGTTAAGAACTGATTCCGGACCCTTTATAACGGTAATACGATCGTAGGATTCAGGGAAAACGTAAGCCGTAGGCGGGTCCATTCTGCCGCCGCAGCCCCCAAATATCTGTTGTCCGTCAAGGAGGATGTTAAGTCTTGATCCCGACATTCCCCTTAGCACGGGGTCACCGTCCGTGCCGCCTTTGCGAATGATGGAAAAGCCCGGTATGCTCTTTAGATACTCCGCTCCGTCATGGGCCGGAACCGGCTGGTGGGGGGCTTTAGGGTTAGTCGTAACAGTAAGCGGCGCATCACTTACGGGCGCTGTAACCACTACTTCCTCAAGATTATAAATACCGCGTGAGGTTGCGTTGTCCAATGCCTCCACAATTGGCGGAACTATCAATAATGCCCATCCAATAAGCGTAAGCACTGCAAATTGAATGATTAATTTATACGATAATTTTGCAAAAAATAATCGCAGCTTTTTTACATCTCCGTACATCAAACTACACCTCCGAGCCATAATATTACACCATAATGAATATCAACAAAACCCCTTTAAAATATTTTAGTATTGTAACTATGTGCCCTTAGTAAAGGGGTATTAATACCAGATAGCAGTCAAAAGAGCAACGAGGCGGCAAGGAGAAAGCGACACCTTCCCTTACAGGGGATTCCCCTTTAGAGGAGACGTCAAGGAGCTTTCGAACAAGCCAACAAAGTTAATCGAATGACTGCGAATTGGTATGAACTACTTTTGGCTTTTATACGGATTGAGGTGGATGACTTATTTCGGTTAGAAGAACTGGTTTATGGGAGGTAAAACCTTGAAAACTTTTTGGTTCAGATATATCAAATAAAAGGATTTCAGAATTTTGCTCAATAATAACCGGCATCTCAGAGGCCGGCACACCACCGATTGAGGTGTTACAGACATCGAGAGTTAAAATTGCGGCTTGCCCCTTAGCAAAGTGCCCGCCCGTAACCACACCCTCTGTAACCGCTAAAGTTAAGACAAATGCTGCAAGTAAAATCACCCCCGCTACTTTCATGCAGAAGTTTAGTAAGATTGATAAATAAAAGTCAAGTGGTGTGAAGAGTGTTACAGGATTTACAGTTACATGATTTAAGGCATAAGAAAAAACTCTTGACATAATCATGCTATAAGAATAATCATAACTGGTACAATAGAAGACATAGCCGGAGGACACAAGAAATGAAAAGGGCATTAATAACCGGTGTAACAGGACAGGATGGCTCGTATCTTGCGGAATTGCTGCTTGATAAGGGATATGAAGTATATGGTCTGATACGCCGTAGCAGCACGTTTAATACACTCAGAATAGATCATCTCTATGTTGACCCTCATGACACAGGGGCAAGGTTTTTCCTTGAATATGGAGACTTATCTGATTCCGGGACTTTGACTAATCTGATTTATAATGTAAAACCTGATGAGATATACCACCTTGCAGCACAGAGCCATGTCAGGGTAAGCTTTGACATGCCGGAATATACCGGGGATATAACAGGCCTTGGAACGATACGAATCCTGGAAGCTATCAGAAGAAGTGGTGTTGGAGCGAGGTTTTATCAGGCCTCATCATCGGAGATGTTTGGATGTGCCACACCTCCTCAGGATGAAACCACGTCTTTTCATCCCAGAAGCCCATACGCTGCGGCAAAGGTCTATGCCTACTGGATAACTGTAAACTACAGGGAGGGTTACGGTTTGTTTGCATGTAACGGGATTTTATTTAACCATGAATCTCCGCGGCGCGGCGAAACTTTTGTGACAAGAAAAATAACCCGGGCCCTTGCTTCTATGGTAGCGGCAAATCAAAAAAAACTCTATCTTGGAAATCTGGATGCAAGGCGTGACTGGGGATTTGCCCCTGAGTACGTGGAGCTTCAGTGGTTAATGCTTCAACAGGACAGAGCTGAAGACTATGTTATCGGAACCGGGCAAAGCTGGTCGGTCAGGGATTTTGTCGTAAATGCTTTTGAGTATGCCGGTATTGAGTTACGGTGGGAGGGCACGGGTGTAAGCGAGAAAGGGATTGTTCAGTCCTGCGCCAATTCGCTGCCATTTAAGGCCGGTGATGTAGTTATTGAAATAGACAGCAGGTATTTCAGGCCGACGGAGGTTGACTACCTTCTTGCTAATACTAAAAAGTCAAAGGACAAATTGGGTTTTGAGCCTAAAATTACATTTAACGAACTGGTCAAAATCATGGTGGACGCCGATTTGGAGGCTGCAGGATTAAAGAGCCCAGGGCAGAGCCGCAGGATTCTTAGCAGCAAGGGATTTAACTGGATAAAAAAGTAACCTTATTTGGAAGGGAAATTACAAGATATGAATATAGATTCTAAAATATACTTAAGCGGGCATTTGGGATTGGTAGGCAGCGCCATACTGAGGCGTTTAAAGGCAGGCGGGTATTCAAACATAGTGCTCAGAAATCGGCAAGAGCTTGATTTGAAATCTCAACAGGCGGTGAGGGAATTTTTTGAGACGGAAAAACCGGAATACGTGTTTTTAGCAGCCGCACGGGTAGGCGGGATACTGGCAAATAACACCTATCCCGCCGAGTTTATTTACGATAATCTCCTGATAGAGACAAACGTGGTTCACAGCGCATATTTAACCGGCGTAAAGAAACTGCTTTTTTTGGGAAGTTCCTGTATTTACCCTAAGTTTGCCCCTCAGCCTATGAAAGAGGAGCATCTTCTGTCGGGCATTCTGGAGCCTACAAATGAGCCCTATGCTGTGGCTAAAATAGCAGGCATAAAGCTCTGTCAGTCATACAACAGGCAGTACGGAACCGTGTATATATCCGCAATGCCTACTAACCTCTACGGCCCTAACGACAACTATGACCTTGCTAATTCCCACGTTGTCCCTGCGTTGATAAGAAAATTCCATGAAAGCAAACTTCTGATAGAAAGCGGGGTAAAGACTCCGGTTGTCTTGTGGGGGACAGGGAGTCCAAAAAGGGAGTTTTTGCATGTAGATGATCTTGCCGATGCGCTTGTTTTTATGATGCATACTTATAACGAAAGCGAAATAGTGAATATTGGTACGGGCACAGACCAGAGTATAGCGGAGCTTGCCACTATAGTGAAAGACATTGTAGGCTACAGAGGTGAGGTTATCTGGGATACCTCAAAGCCCGACGGAACTCCGCGTAAACTCCTTGACGTATCAAAACTTACAAAACTTGGATGGCACCATAAAATAAGTCTAACAGATGGAATCAGGAATGCGTATGAGTGGTTTTGTGAAAACTATTATAGAATCAGAGCGTAGGAGTTCTTGTATAATTCCAATTCTAATACCAAGTTGACTTGGTATTAGAAACCCATCTTTACAATAGCACAGTACGTCTATTGATAAAATATCCGTAAAATGGTACAATTCCCACCAAAGGAGACAGGTAAAATGGCAATGAAATTTAATAAGTTTTTCACGGTATTTATAACGCTTTCATTAGCGGTGATTTTAACAGGGTGCAGCAATAAGGAAAGCAGCGTCAAGACGGAAAATGATGTTATTAAAATAGGGGTAATAGCGGAGCTGACCGGAGAGATTCCGGCGGTGGGGGCCTCATGCAAAAATGCCTCGGAAATGGCCGTTAAAGCAGTAAACGACAGCGGCGGCATTGATGTGGGCGGCAGGAAAATGAAAATAAAACTTCAGATTGAAGACAACGCCGGACGTGCCGAACAGGCCGCTTCCGCCGCTCAGAAACTGATAACTCAGGAAAAGGTTGTCGCCATAATCGGGCCAAACTCAAGTGCCGGCGCTATTCCCGCATCAGAGATAACAGAGACGTCAAAAATCCCGATGATTACACCATGGTCAACAAATCCTAAAACGACTCTTGACACTCGTCTGGGAAAACCCAAACGCTATGCCTTCAGAGCCTGCTATATGGATTCTTTTCAGGGACAGGTGCTGGCACATTTCGCCCAAAACAATATAAAGGCAAAAAAGGCAGCCATCCTGTTTGACTCATCCTCGGAGGTACTAAAGGGCCAAGCGGAGGTGTTTAAGAGTACTTTTGAAAAAAACGGCGGCAGCATCTCCGCCTATGAAAGCTATACCCAGGGAGACAGAAATTTCTCAGCTCAACTTACCAACATTAAAAACTCAGCTCCCGACATCGTATTCCTGCCATCCTACTACAGCGATGTCCCACTTCAGGTTCAACAGGCACACCGGCTCGGGATGACTACCCCATTTCTAGGCAGTGACGCATGGGCAAGCAGCGATCTGCTTAAGCTCTGTGGTAAAGACTGTGAAGGGTTTTTCTTTAGCAGCCACTACAGCGCTTCTTCCAAATCACCTGATACGGAAAAATTCGTAAAAGCCTACGAGACCATATATAAAAACACCCCCGATGATGTCGCAGCCCTCACTTATGACTCCCTCGGTATTCTCTTTCAGGCTGTTAAAACAGCCGGCAAGGCCGAACCGGAGGCTATCAGAAATGCCATATCTCAGATAAGAGACTACCACGGTGTTACCGGAAATATCTCATTCACTCAGGACTCAGGGGACCCTGTAAAAGGTGTTGTTATACTGGAAATTAAAAACGGAGCTTTCAACTGGTATGCAGACGTTAACCCCTAAGCCGGACTGAATGAGTTACTTAGTTCAGCAACTCCTTAACATGCTTCAACTGGGCAGCCTTTATGCTCTTATAGCCATTGGCTATACTATGGTTTACGGGGTGCTTTCCTTAATTAACTTTGCCCACGGGGATTTATTTATGCTGGGGGCTTTTCTTTTTTTTATTGTCATTACATTGCTGAAATTACCGTTTATTCCGGCACTAATCATAACCACAGCCTTAAGCGCATGTATGGGGGTTCTTACAGAGAGGCTCGCTTACAGGCCATTAAGGAATGCTCCTAAAATGTCTGCCATCATTACAGCCCTTGGCGTCGGTGTGTTTCTTGAAAACTTCACACTGGCACTGAGCCCCTACCCTCAACACATACCCGAGACGGTTACAAACCGTGCATGGCTTATAGGCAACGTAACGATGTCTTCAATACAGGCCATGATAATAGCAGTCTCCGTAACTCTAATGCTGATACTGGATTTTATAGTAAAAAAAACCAGATTTGGAATGGCCATAAGGGCAATATCATGGGACAGGGTTTCAGTTCCCCTGATGGGAATACCGGTTAACAGGATAATTTCTCAGACCTTTGCACTGGGGGCGGGGCTGGGCGGGGCAGCCGGCGTAATGTATTCATCCGCCTATCCTGTCATAGACCCATACATGGGAATAATGGTCGGCTGGAAGGCTTTTATCTCGGCGGTGGTTGGCGGGATTGGGAATGTCCGTGGTGCAATGCTGGGCGGTTACATCCTTGGTACTGTTGAAATAGCCGTCACTATGTTTCTACCCTCCACCTACAGAGACATTGTAGCATTTACACTGCTTTTAATTCTTTTAATATTTCGCCCTCATGGCATACTTGGAGTCCCTCGTTCCGTAAAACTATGAAAGCTGCAACCTTTACAAAAGTACTTACTGCGCCGGTTATTTTACTTGCCGGCTGTACTCTGTCCTACTCAGCCGGTAATTTTAACCTGCTTGACCGCTATATTGAGCTTATAGTTATGTATATCGGAATTAATTTAATACTGACACTCAGTTTAAATCTTGTAAACGGTTACATGGGGGAGTTTTCAGTCGGACATGCCGGATTTATGGCTATCGGAGCTTACACATCATCAATATTAACTGTTACGGTGTTTTCGCTTTCAATGGGAGCATGGATTTTTCCTTTGGCGGTTATTGCAGGGGGGCTGCTTTCAGCAATGGCAGGGCTTATTGTTTCCATACCGTCGTTTAAAACACGGGGGGATTATCTGGCCATTGTTACGCTTGCTTTTAACATGATTGTAAAATCGATAATCGAAAATGTGGATTTTCTGGGCGGCCCCAGAGGATACCTCGGAATAGCAAAGCTTACGTCTCTGATGTGGGTGTTTTTCTTTTCATTTATGGCTCTATGGGTTATAAGAAACTTTGTCTATAGCAACTATGGCAGAGGGATGGTCTCAATACGAGAGGACGAAACGGCGGCACTGCTTATGGGAGTGGATACTAAAAAGGTGAAGATTCTGACTTTTATGTTATCCTCGTTCTTTGCCGGTGTGGCAGGTGCTCTTTATGCGCATCTGTTACAGTTTATAAGCCCAAAATCATTTGACATTATAAAATCCACAGAGATTCTCATAATGGTTTACCTTGGCGGAATAGGTTCAATAGCCGGCTCAGTGCTTGGCGCCACAGTCTATACCATATTGATAGAGCTTTTAAGGCCCATGGGAATATGGCGAATGGTTATAATGCCTTTGGTATTGGTACTTCTTATGATATTTCGACCAAAGGGGATAACAGGACTCAGGGAATTTAAGTGGTTTATACCTGCTGCTGAAAAGAAACTATAATGTTTATGAAGTTTTACCGGAAGCATGATTATTTTTTAGCACGTTATAGGAGGCTGCAAATAAAGCCATAATCATCCATGAGAAGCGGGAAAAGGCAGAATTTAAATCAGCCCAGATAATGTTGTCTATACCTAAGACAATTATAACTGAAATAGCACAGACTAAGGCTATGGTTGCAGTTAAGGTATTATTCATAAGTTTGTAAATGTCGGCTATGACGATAACTATTTTCCAAAACAAATAGAGTAAGGCAATAATACCCAAAATGCCCATATCCCAGAAAAAGGACAGTAGAAGGCCATGAGCTTCCGTAGTTGTATATTGAGATAAGTACACAAGACCGCTGATTCCAATTCCCGCAAGGATTTTATGGGGATTTTGTTTGTAATATTTAATGCCGTCTTTCCACATCTTCACTCTGAAACTAAAAGCACTTAAGCCTTGTTTGCTGGATTTAAGAAGTTCCTTATTGGAAGACGATGTTTTTGTAAAAAATAATTGCTCATTGTAACCAAAACCAATTAAAATCCTGTCTATAAATCCAGGAGTAAAAAGTACAACAATCAGGCAAACAGATAATACAAATTCTATAGAATAGCTAAAAAAACGCTTCCTGAACTCAGGCTGAAAATAAAAAAGTAAGACAAAACCTATGATCAATGCTAAAAAGGCGGACCTTACCGCCATAACTCCAATGGAGTAAGCTATAAACAAACAGCATGCAAAATAAAGAATATGATTATACCACTTAGACCGGAGAGAAAATGACACAATAAAAAGAATTCCCATGAGCATGAGCTCCGCAGCGGCAGCTCCGGCTAACCCCATAGGCCGATTTTCGATTGTCTGTATTCCATACAAGCTAAGAGTTATTCCTTTGAACAGATTAATAAATTCAATTGTATTGTAATACTTCGAGACAAGAACCGAAACTGATTGCGCA
Coding sequences within:
- a CDS encoding O-antigen ligase family protein: MNEKVYYGVALTAYAFICAFSYLLSPYLLTCMIIIPAFLILSFLIPNFSIAMIFLTFFVQHTGIKIMVSSSDTMEYPLYLIFVFIALLVWIVNKAINKETQRVVTPFDIPLVIIFLLETMTLLWTPSLELGLYFYVKLIFNYITFYVITAFIKDEKSLKASVAILCVATFAQSVSVLVSKYYNTIEFINLFKGITLSLYGIQTIENRPMGLAGAAAAELMLMGILFIVSFSLRSKWYNHILYFACCLFIAYSIGVMAVRSAFLALIIGFVLLFYFQPEFRKRFFSYSIEFVLSVCLIVVLFTPGFIDRILIGFGYNEQLFFTKTSSSNKELLKSSKQGLSAFSFRVKMWKDGIKYYKQNPHKILAGIGISGLVYLSQYTTTEAHGLLLSFFWDMGILGIIALLYLFWKIVIVIADIYKLMNNTLTATIALVCAISVIIVLGIDNIIWADLNSAFSRFSWMIMALFAASYNVLKNNHASGKTS